Sequence from the Aquimarina sp. Aq107 genome:
TCTGTATAATGTACTTTATGTTTTGGTTGGGCAAAACGTTTTGTATTATAGGACTTAGAAGCTCCTTTAGCTATAGAGAGGGTTTCCCAAGACTGCGTACTAATCATTTTTCCTATAAATACAATTTGTCCAATATGATAAGAATAATGTGCAAGTTGCCTATTAATTGCCTCTGTAATGGTATGTTCAATATTCCGGATATATATGGGTTGATCAAAATTAGTTTCATTGATAATGTCCAAGGCATTAAAAAGGCATTGCCATCCTTGGTCCCATTTGATTAATAATTCTTCTTTAGATCTGATGTCATTTTCGAACTCTTTATCGCGTTCTCTCCATTTTTTCTCTCCATCAGAGGTTAGGAAATCTGTCCAACGAGATTTCATATTACCCCAAAGATGTTTCACAATAATTGCAATACTATTA
This genomic interval carries:
- a CDS encoding DUF1572 family protein yields the protein MDTIIYISGIKKQFLYYKSLGEKTIDQVSDENLFWQHNEDSNSIAIIVKHLWGNMKSRWTDFLTSDGEKKWRERDKEFENDIRSKEELLIKWDQGWQCLFNALDIINETNFDQPIYIRNIEHTITEAINRQLAHYSYHIGQIVFIGKMISTQSWETLSIAKGASKSYNTKRFAQPKHKVHYTDQLMKDE